Genomic segment of Bacteroidota bacterium:
CATTTATGCCAGCTCAATGCTTCAGCGTCATATCCCTCTTCTCTTGAGAGAAACAAACCCATCAATGCAGTAGCTGCAGATGTAAATGCAGCCAACAACAACAACCACTCACCAATATTATTGGCTGTTTCTGTAGGGGAAACTCTCTTCTGAAATAATAAAACCCATAACACATACAACACAACAAATACGATCGGGAAATGTAAAATCATTGGATGCATTCGGCCAATTACCTGTATCCATGAGGTCAGGACGATTCTGCTTTCAAACAATAACAAAAAGATAAGCAGGCAGTTTACTGCGAAGCTGATATTATAAATTATGTTTTTGGTTTTGTTCACTGGTTCAATATACTTTGATTTCATCAATAAAGCACCAGGCATGCTGTCCTTTGGCCAGGTGCCAGTCGGGCATTTTGTTAACAGTAATGATCATGAAAGAAATTTTCCATGTTGTTATAATTTTATCTTTTGGAGTGATCAAACGCATACTGCAACCAGCCGGCGATTCGACTTCACTTTGTATTGTTTCAGTTCCGAACGGATCATACACATTTTTCTCATCATCATAATAGAGAGCAACAATTTTTTTCGGTAAAAATATCCAGCTGCTTTCATTGCGTAGAAAATTCAGTAATACACCGCCTATCTTTTCTTTTTGAGGAAGCTCCACATTGATCCAAACCGTATCACTGTCAAATCCCATCCATGTTTTTGAAGAAGCATTTTCAATTCCTCCTTTATTATCAAATAAAGTACTGTCACCGCTACCGGGATATTTTGGATTTGGTGCTGTAGTGATTATTTTTTTTATTCTTTTCCCATCTTTTACAAAACTATATTGAATGGTTTCTGAAGGAGTAAATCCTTTAGCAAAAACTTTTGCTCTTACAGTATAGAATGATTGTTTTAAAACAAAAGGTTTTTTATAAAGCGAAGACTTTTCTGTTACCTCAGGAAAAGGGCCGGTAGGAAATCTATTAAAAATATCAAAATAAATTTTTGCTCCGGACTGTGCAAATTTCAATTCAAGTTTTGCTGAGTCTTTAAAAAACACAGACTCATATTTTACCAGGGGCTTTGCCAGCTGAAAGCTATCCTGTGCAAATAGATTTGTGCAAGTGAAAAATAAAATCAGGCTAAAGAGTTTCTGCATCAGGCTACCGGTTCTAATTTATAAGGATATTGTTTGCCGGAATTCCATTGGGCCACATACATATTTTCTTCGTCATCAATACATACATCATGCGGGTATTGAAAAACTTTAATGGTCTGGTACATTTCATCAGGCTTACCGTCTTTATAAACGGGCTCACTACCGGCAAGATTTGAAATAACCTTATTGTTTTTGTCAAGGATGGTTACAAACCCGGATTGCTTCCATTGATTGCTGTTACTTTGTAAAACGGCAGCATATAAATAATCTCCTTTAATGACAGGGCGGCAAACCCATGCACCGGGCAATGAAATAGTATCTATGAATTCGCCAGTCATCGAATAACGCTTAAAACAGTTCTGCTCCCTGGAAGTAACAATCAAAACTGGCTTGTTTTTATTTCTTGTATCTACACAAACTCCATGAGCATTTTTTAAATATTTTTCTTCTGTACCCCTGCCACCAAAATGCCGGATATATTCCCCCTTATGATTGTATTGGATAACAAAATCTTTTCCATATCCATCCACTACATAGATATCGCCATTTGAAGCAATAGTAGTTTCGGTAGG
This window contains:
- a CDS encoding 6-bladed beta-propeller, producing the protein MKRKQFIQQTSLAAASTLLTPSLLKSAKPEDTILGHGNKRYRINTKWSKADAMQYPVKDCHEMIQDKKGRIILLTNETKNNVLIYDKSGKLLSSWGTEYPGAHGLTLFNENGEDILFICDNNRHQVIKTTIDGKVLMTLDYPKETGQYTKAEEYVPTETTIASNGDIYVVDGYGKDFVIQYNHKGEYIRHFGGRGTEEKYLKNAHGVCVDTRNKNKPVLIVTSREQNCFKRYSMTGEFIDTISLPGAWVCRPVIKGDYLYAAVLQSNSNQWKQSGFVTILDKNNKVISNLAGSEPVYKDGKPDEMYQTIKVFQYPHDVCIDDEENMYVAQWNSGKQYPYKLEPVA